From a region of the Pontibacillus yanchengensis genome:
- a CDS encoding NADH-quinone oxidoreductase subunit C, whose product MTNNQENNKSPEEQEKPEQSNPNEASYSIEKETPSSEQPANQSSEQNKEMDQTFNQETNANGGDSPKTTQQTPSTAKEESNVVAQDSETTPPVSSTESNEDEAKKKAAAAAKAKAAAKAKAAAKAKAAAKTKSTKAEEAEEEPPSYNQPLLNKYVEVIEEHLGEDVIEEAYINRLSKHVPTLVTTPDAYFRVAQFLKYNEQLGFDFLSDYHGTDFETHFELYAHLYSFLNHQSIALKVKLDHEHPSIESLAQLWEGANWPECEAYDLLGIEFRNHPSLHRIFLGEEWRGYPLRKDYQPHDEEV is encoded by the coding sequence ATGACTAACAATCAGGAAAACAATAAGTCTCCAGAAGAACAGGAGAAGCCTGAACAGTCGAATCCAAACGAAGCATCCTACTCAATAGAAAAAGAAACCCCATCATCAGAACAGCCTGCAAACCAGTCATCAGAGCAAAATAAAGAAATGGATCAAACGTTTAATCAAGAAACAAATGCAAATGGAGGAGACTCGCCTAAAACGACCCAACAAACACCCTCCACAGCCAAGGAAGAAAGCAACGTTGTAGCACAAGATTCAGAAACAACGCCACCCGTTTCGTCTACAGAATCCAACGAAGATGAAGCCAAAAAGAAAGCTGCGGCAGCCGCCAAAGCAAAGGCAGCTGCTAAAGCAAAGGCAGCTGCTAAAGCAAAAGCTGCAGCAAAAACGAAATCGACCAAAGCTGAGGAAGCAGAAGAAGAACCCCCATCCTACAATCAACCCTTGCTAAACAAATATGTAGAGGTGATTGAAGAGCATCTAGGAGAGGACGTCATTGAAGAGGCCTATATCAATCGCCTGTCGAAGCATGTCCCAACCCTTGTCACAACACCAGATGCCTATTTTCGTGTAGCGCAATTTTTAAAATACAATGAGCAGCTTGGTTTTGATTTCCTATCGGATTATCATGGGACAGATTTTGAAACGCACTTCGAGCTTTATGCGCATCTCTATTCGTTCCTGAATCATCAGTCTATCGCGCTAAAGGTGAAATTGGATCATGAACATCCGAGTATTGAGTCATTAGCTCAACTTTGGGAGGGAGCCAATTGGCCGGAGTGTGAGGCGTATGATTTGCTAGGAATTGAGTTTCGCAATCATCCGAGTTTGCATCGTATTTTTCTAGGTGAGGAGTGGAGGGGCTACCCTCTTCGCAAAGATTACCAACCTCACGATGAGGAGGTATAG